Proteins from one Gossypium raimondii isolate GPD5lz chromosome 8, ASM2569854v1, whole genome shotgun sequence genomic window:
- the LOC105792688 gene encoding protein EXPORTIN 1A isoform X1, with amino-acid sequence MAADRLKDLSQPIDVPLLDATVAAFYGTGSKEERATADQILRYLQNNPDMWLQVVHILQQTKSLNTKFFALQVLEGVIKYRWNVLPVEQRDGMKNYISEVIVQLSSNEASFRAERLYVNKLNIILVQILKHDWPARWQSFIPDLVAAAKTSETICENCMAILKLLSEEVFDFSRGEMTQQKIKELKQSLNSEFQLIHELCLYVLSASQRIELIRATLSTLHAFLSWIPLGYIFESTLLETLLKFFPVPSSRNLTLQCLTEVASLNFGDYYNVQYVKMYNIFMVQLQTILPPTTNIPEAYAHGSGEEQAFIQNLALFFTSFYKFHIRVLESSQENISALLMGLEYLINISYVDDTEVFKVCLDYWNSLILELFDSHHNMDNPAVTANMMGLQVPLLPGIVDGLCAQLLQRRRLYAGTMSKLRMLMICRMAKPEEVLIVEDENGNIVRETMKDNDVLVQYKIMRETLIYLSHLDHEDTEKQMLKKLSKQLSGEDWTWNNLNTLCWAIGSISGSMMEEQENRFLVMVIRDLLNLCEITKGKDNKAVIASNIMYVVGQYPRFLRAHWKFLKTVVNKLFEFMHETHPGVQDMACDTFLKIVQKCKRKFVIVQVGENEPFVSELLSALATTVADLEPHQIHSFYESVGHMIQAESDPHKRDEYLQRLMALPNQKWGEIIGQARQSVDFLKDQDVIRTVLNILQTNTSVASSLGTYFLSQISLIFLDMLNVYRMYSELISSSIAEGVPFASKTSYVKLLRSVKRETLKLIETFLDKAEDQPQIGKQFVPPMMDPVLGDYARNMPDARESEVLSLFATIINKYKAAMIDDVPRIFEAVFQCTLEMITKNFEDYPEHRLKFFSLLRAIATHCFPALIQLSSQQLKLVMDSIIWAFRHTERNIAETGLNLLLEMLRNFQASEFCNQFYRTYFLTIEQEIFAVLTDTFHKPGFKLHVLILQQLFCLVENGLLTEPLWDAATVPFQYPNNEMFVREYTIKLLTTSFPNMTAAEVTQLVNGLFDSRNDLPTFKNHIRDFLVQSKEFSAQDNKDLYAEEAAVQREKERQRMLSIPGLIAPNEIQDEMLDS; translated from the exons atggcGGCTGACAGGCTTAAGGATTTGAGTCAGCCGATTGATGTACCATTACTTGATGCTACCGTTGCAGCTTTTTATGGCACCGGATCTAAAGAAGAG AGAGCAACTGCAGATCAGATCTTACGATATCTGCAAAATAATCCAGATATGTGGCTTCAAGTTGTGCACATCCTGCAGCAGACAAAGAGCCTGAATACCAAGTTCTTTGCCTTGCAG GTTCTTGAAGGTGTTATCAAGTATAGGTGGAATGTGTTGCCTGTTGAGCAGCGAGATGgaatgaaaaattacatttcTGAAGTCATTGTCCAG TTGTCAAGTAATGAGGCCTCCTTCCGAGCAGAAAGGCTGTATGTCAACAAGCTTAATATCATACTGGTTCAG ATCTTAAAGCATGATTGGCCTGCTAGGTGGCAAAGCTTCATTCCTGATCTTGTTGCAGCTGCGAAAACTAGTGAAACAATATGCGAAAATTGTATGGCAATACTGAAA CTTCTAAGCGAAGAAGTTTTTGATTTCTCAAGAGGTGAAATGACTCAACAGAAAATCAAAGAGCTTAAACAATCACTGAACAG TGAGTTTCAACTCATTCATGAGTTATGCTTATACGTGCTATCAGCTTCTCAGAGAATAGAGCTTATACGGGCTACACTATCCACCTTGCACGCGTTTCTTTCCTGGATTCCTCTGGGCTATATTTTTGAATCAACTTTG TTGGAAACTCTCCTAAAGTTTTTCCCTGTGCCATCATCTCGGAATCTCACACTCCAATGTTTAACAGAG GTTGCATCCCTAAACTTTGGGGACTATTATAATGTGCAGTATGTTAAGATGTACAATATATTCATGGTCCAGCTGCAG ACTATTTTGCCACCAACTACAAACATCCCTGAGGCTTATGCACATGGAAGCGGTGAGGAACAG GCATTCATTCAGAATTTGGCACTGTTCTTCACTTCATTCTACAAG TTTCACATTCGGGTGCTAGAGTCTTCACAAGAAAATATTTCTGCGCTGTTAATGGGTCTGGAATATCTTATCAACATATCTTATGTGGATGACACAGAGGTCTTTAAG GTTTGCTTAGACTATTGGAACTCCTTGATCTTGGAGCTATTTGACTCACATCATAACATGGACAATCCTGCTGTAACTGCAAACATGATGGGACTGCAG GTGCCTTTGCTTCCTGGTATTGTTGATGGCCTTTGTGCCCAGCTTCTGCAACGACGCCGACTTTATGCTGGTACAATGTCAAAGTTAAGAATGCTTATGATCTGTCGTATGGCTAAGCCTGAGGAGGTTCTGATAGTTGAAGATGAAAATGGCAACATTGTTCGAGAGACAATGAAAGATAATGATGTTCTTGTTCAATATAAG ATCATGAGGGAGACTTTGATCTATTTGTCTCACCTAGATCACGAGGATACTGAAAAGCAG ATGCTAAAGAAATTGAGCAAGCAATTGAGTGGTGAGGATTGGACTTGGAACAATTTGAACACATTATGTTGGGCAATAGGATCTATTTCTGGTTCCATGATGGAAGAGCAG GAAAATAGGTTTTTGGTGATGGTCATTCGTGATTTGCTGAATTTGTGTGAAATCACTAAAGGGAAAGACAATAAAGCTGTTATTGCTAGTAACATAAT GTATGTTGTTGGACAGTATCCAAGGTTTTTAAGGGCTCACTGGAAGTTCCTGAAAACTGTTGTGAATAAGCTGTTTGAGTTCATGCATGAAACACATCCTGGAGTTCAG GATATGGCCTGTGACACATTCTTGAAAATTGTTCAGAAATGCAAGCGAAAGTTTGTGATTGTTCAG GTCGGAGAAAATGAACCATTTGTTTCTGAACTTCTATCTGCTCTTGCAACAACAGTTGCTGATCTAGAGCCTCATCAGATTCATTCCTTTTATGAATCT gttggTCATATGATTCAAGCAGAATCTGATCCCCATAAGAGGGATGAATACTTGCAGAGACTGATGGCACTTCCCAACCAG AAATGGGGTGAAATTATAGGGCAGGCACGTCAAAGTGTTGACTTCCTTAAAGATCAGGATGTGATAAGAACTGTGCTGAACATACTGCAG ACAAATACTAGTGTGGCCAGTTCTCTTGGAACATATTTCTTATCTCAGATTTCTTTAATATTCCTGGACATGCTCAATGTGTACAG AATGTACAGTGAGCTTATATCAAGCAGTATTGCAGAAGGTGTACCCTTTGCTTCAAAAACATCCTATGTGAAACTTCTACG ATCTGTTAAGAGGGAGACTCTTAAGCTCATTGAGACATTTTTAGACAAGGCAGAAGATCAACCGCAAATTGGGAAACAATTTGTGCCCCCAATGATGGATCCAGTTCTTGGTGATTATGCTAGGAATATGCCAGATGCTAGAGAGTCTGAAGTTTTATCACTTTTTGCTACAATAATAAACAA GTACAAAGCTGCAATGATAGATGATGTTCCCCGTATATTTGAAGCTGTTTTCCAGTGCACGCTGGAG ATgataaccaaaaattttgaagattacCCGGAACATCGCCTCAAGTTCTTTTCATTGCTTCGTGCCATCGCTACTCATTGTTTCCCTGCACTTATTCAGTTGTCAAGTCAG CAACTAAAGCTGGTTATGGATTCAATCATTTGGGCATTTCGGCATACAGAGAGGAATATTGCAGAAACTGGTTTAAATCTTCTATTGGAGATGCTGAGAAACTTTCAG GCTTCTGAATTTTGTAACCAGTTCTATCGAACATACTTTTTGACAATTGAGCAAGAAATATTTGCCGTCTTGACAGACACATTTCACAAACCTGGCTTCAAGTTGCATGTCTTGATTTTACAGCAGCTGTTCTGCCTG GTTGAGAATGGTTTATTGACTGAGCCCTTGTGGGATGCTGCTACGGTTCCATTTCAGTATCcaaataatgaaatgtttgtTCGTGAATACACAATAAAACTTCTTACTACATCATTCCCCAACATGACTGCAGCCGAG GTCACTCAATTAGTGAATGGACTATTTGACTCGAGAAATGATTTGCCAACATTTAAGAATCACATACGGGATTTTCTTGTgcaatcaaaagaattttcagcTCAG GACAATAAAGATCTCTATGCGGAAGAGGCTGCTGTACAGAGGGAAAAAGAGCGGCAACGGATGCTTTCAATCCCAGGTCTCATAGCCCCAAACGAAATACAAGACGAGATGTTGGACTCTTAG
- the LOC105792688 gene encoding protein EXPORTIN 1A isoform X3, protein MAADRLKDLSQPIDVPLLDATVAAFYGTGSKEERATADQILRYLQNNPDMWLQVVHILQQTKSLNTKFFALQVLEGVIKYRWNVLPVEQRDGMKNYISEVIVQLSSNEASFRAERLYVNKLNIILVQILKHDWPARWQSFIPDLVAAAKTSETICENCMAILKLLSEEVFDFSRGEMTQQKIKELKQSLNSEFQLIHELCLYVLSASQRIELIRATLSTLHAFLSWIPLGYIFESTLLETLLKFFPVPSSRNLTLQCLTEVASLNFGDYYNVQYVKMYNIFMVQLQTILPPTTNIPEAYAHGSGEEQAFIQNLALFFTSFYKFHIRVLESSQENISALLMGLEYLINISYVDDTEVFKVCLDYWNSLILELFDSHHNMDNPAVTANMMGLQVPLLPGIVDGLCAQLLQRRRLYAGTMSKLRMLMICRMAKPEEVLIVEDENGNIVRETMKDNDVLVQYKIMRETLIYLSHLDHEDTEKQMLKKLSKQLSGEDWTWNNLNTLCWAIGSISGSMMEEQENRFLVMVIRDLLNLCEITKGKDNKAVIASNIMYVVGQYPRFLRAHWKFLKTVVNKLFEFMHETHPGVQDMACDTFLKIVQKCKRKFVIVQVGENEPFVSELLSALATTVADLEPHQIHSFYESVGHMIQAESDPHKRDEYLQRLMALPNQKWGEIIGQARQSVDFLKDQDVIRTVLNILQTNTSVASSLGTYFLSQISLIFLDMLNVYRMYSELISSSIAEGVPFASKTSYVKLLRSVKRETLKLIETFLDKAEDQPQIGKQFVPPMMDPVLGDYARNMPDARESEVLSLFATIINKYKAAMIDDVPRIFEAVFQCTLEDSG, encoded by the exons atggcGGCTGACAGGCTTAAGGATTTGAGTCAGCCGATTGATGTACCATTACTTGATGCTACCGTTGCAGCTTTTTATGGCACCGGATCTAAAGAAGAG AGAGCAACTGCAGATCAGATCTTACGATATCTGCAAAATAATCCAGATATGTGGCTTCAAGTTGTGCACATCCTGCAGCAGACAAAGAGCCTGAATACCAAGTTCTTTGCCTTGCAG GTTCTTGAAGGTGTTATCAAGTATAGGTGGAATGTGTTGCCTGTTGAGCAGCGAGATGgaatgaaaaattacatttcTGAAGTCATTGTCCAG TTGTCAAGTAATGAGGCCTCCTTCCGAGCAGAAAGGCTGTATGTCAACAAGCTTAATATCATACTGGTTCAG ATCTTAAAGCATGATTGGCCTGCTAGGTGGCAAAGCTTCATTCCTGATCTTGTTGCAGCTGCGAAAACTAGTGAAACAATATGCGAAAATTGTATGGCAATACTGAAA CTTCTAAGCGAAGAAGTTTTTGATTTCTCAAGAGGTGAAATGACTCAACAGAAAATCAAAGAGCTTAAACAATCACTGAACAG TGAGTTTCAACTCATTCATGAGTTATGCTTATACGTGCTATCAGCTTCTCAGAGAATAGAGCTTATACGGGCTACACTATCCACCTTGCACGCGTTTCTTTCCTGGATTCCTCTGGGCTATATTTTTGAATCAACTTTG TTGGAAACTCTCCTAAAGTTTTTCCCTGTGCCATCATCTCGGAATCTCACACTCCAATGTTTAACAGAG GTTGCATCCCTAAACTTTGGGGACTATTATAATGTGCAGTATGTTAAGATGTACAATATATTCATGGTCCAGCTGCAG ACTATTTTGCCACCAACTACAAACATCCCTGAGGCTTATGCACATGGAAGCGGTGAGGAACAG GCATTCATTCAGAATTTGGCACTGTTCTTCACTTCATTCTACAAG TTTCACATTCGGGTGCTAGAGTCTTCACAAGAAAATATTTCTGCGCTGTTAATGGGTCTGGAATATCTTATCAACATATCTTATGTGGATGACACAGAGGTCTTTAAG GTTTGCTTAGACTATTGGAACTCCTTGATCTTGGAGCTATTTGACTCACATCATAACATGGACAATCCTGCTGTAACTGCAAACATGATGGGACTGCAG GTGCCTTTGCTTCCTGGTATTGTTGATGGCCTTTGTGCCCAGCTTCTGCAACGACGCCGACTTTATGCTGGTACAATGTCAAAGTTAAGAATGCTTATGATCTGTCGTATGGCTAAGCCTGAGGAGGTTCTGATAGTTGAAGATGAAAATGGCAACATTGTTCGAGAGACAATGAAAGATAATGATGTTCTTGTTCAATATAAG ATCATGAGGGAGACTTTGATCTATTTGTCTCACCTAGATCACGAGGATACTGAAAAGCAG ATGCTAAAGAAATTGAGCAAGCAATTGAGTGGTGAGGATTGGACTTGGAACAATTTGAACACATTATGTTGGGCAATAGGATCTATTTCTGGTTCCATGATGGAAGAGCAG GAAAATAGGTTTTTGGTGATGGTCATTCGTGATTTGCTGAATTTGTGTGAAATCACTAAAGGGAAAGACAATAAAGCTGTTATTGCTAGTAACATAAT GTATGTTGTTGGACAGTATCCAAGGTTTTTAAGGGCTCACTGGAAGTTCCTGAAAACTGTTGTGAATAAGCTGTTTGAGTTCATGCATGAAACACATCCTGGAGTTCAG GATATGGCCTGTGACACATTCTTGAAAATTGTTCAGAAATGCAAGCGAAAGTTTGTGATTGTTCAG GTCGGAGAAAATGAACCATTTGTTTCTGAACTTCTATCTGCTCTTGCAACAACAGTTGCTGATCTAGAGCCTCATCAGATTCATTCCTTTTATGAATCT gttggTCATATGATTCAAGCAGAATCTGATCCCCATAAGAGGGATGAATACTTGCAGAGACTGATGGCACTTCCCAACCAG AAATGGGGTGAAATTATAGGGCAGGCACGTCAAAGTGTTGACTTCCTTAAAGATCAGGATGTGATAAGAACTGTGCTGAACATACTGCAG ACAAATACTAGTGTGGCCAGTTCTCTTGGAACATATTTCTTATCTCAGATTTCTTTAATATTCCTGGACATGCTCAATGTGTACAG AATGTACAGTGAGCTTATATCAAGCAGTATTGCAGAAGGTGTACCCTTTGCTTCAAAAACATCCTATGTGAAACTTCTACG ATCTGTTAAGAGGGAGACTCTTAAGCTCATTGAGACATTTTTAGACAAGGCAGAAGATCAACCGCAAATTGGGAAACAATTTGTGCCCCCAATGATGGATCCAGTTCTTGGTGATTATGCTAGGAATATGCCAGATGCTAGAGAGTCTGAAGTTTTATCACTTTTTGCTACAATAATAAACAA GTACAAAGCTGCAATGATAGATGATGTTCCCCGTATATTTGAAGCTGTTTTCCAGTGCACGCTGGAG GACTCGGGGTGA
- the LOC105792688 gene encoding protein EXPORTIN 1A isoform X2 produces MRPPSEQKGCMSTSLISYWFRWQSFIPDLVAAAKTSETICENCMAILKLLSEEVFDFSRGEMTQQKIKELKQSLNSEFQLIHELCLYVLSASQRIELIRATLSTLHAFLSWIPLGYIFESTLLETLLKFFPVPSSRNLTLQCLTEVASLNFGDYYNVQYVKMYNIFMVQLQTILPPTTNIPEAYAHGSGEEQAFIQNLALFFTSFYKFHIRVLESSQENISALLMGLEYLINISYVDDTEVFKVCLDYWNSLILELFDSHHNMDNPAVTANMMGLQVPLLPGIVDGLCAQLLQRRRLYAGTMSKLRMLMICRMAKPEEVLIVEDENGNIVRETMKDNDVLVQYKIMRETLIYLSHLDHEDTEKQMLKKLSKQLSGEDWTWNNLNTLCWAIGSISGSMMEEQENRFLVMVIRDLLNLCEITKGKDNKAVIASNIMYVVGQYPRFLRAHWKFLKTVVNKLFEFMHETHPGVQDMACDTFLKIVQKCKRKFVIVQVGENEPFVSELLSALATTVADLEPHQIHSFYESVGHMIQAESDPHKRDEYLQRLMALPNQKWGEIIGQARQSVDFLKDQDVIRTVLNILQTNTSVASSLGTYFLSQISLIFLDMLNVYRMYSELISSSIAEGVPFASKTSYVKLLRSVKRETLKLIETFLDKAEDQPQIGKQFVPPMMDPVLGDYARNMPDARESEVLSLFATIINKYKAAMIDDVPRIFEAVFQCTLEMITKNFEDYPEHRLKFFSLLRAIATHCFPALIQLSSQQLKLVMDSIIWAFRHTERNIAETGLNLLLEMLRNFQASEFCNQFYRTYFLTIEQEIFAVLTDTFHKPGFKLHVLILQQLFCLVENGLLTEPLWDAATVPFQYPNNEMFVREYTIKLLTTSFPNMTAAEVTQLVNGLFDSRNDLPTFKNHIRDFLVQSKEFSAQDNKDLYAEEAAVQREKERQRMLSIPGLIAPNEIQDEMLDS; encoded by the exons ATGAGGCCTCCTTCCGAGCAGAAAGGCTGTATGTCAACAAGCTTAATATCATACTGGTTCAG GTGGCAAAGCTTCATTCCTGATCTTGTTGCAGCTGCGAAAACTAGTGAAACAATATGCGAAAATTGTATGGCAATACTGAAA CTTCTAAGCGAAGAAGTTTTTGATTTCTCAAGAGGTGAAATGACTCAACAGAAAATCAAAGAGCTTAAACAATCACTGAACAG TGAGTTTCAACTCATTCATGAGTTATGCTTATACGTGCTATCAGCTTCTCAGAGAATAGAGCTTATACGGGCTACACTATCCACCTTGCACGCGTTTCTTTCCTGGATTCCTCTGGGCTATATTTTTGAATCAACTTTG TTGGAAACTCTCCTAAAGTTTTTCCCTGTGCCATCATCTCGGAATCTCACACTCCAATGTTTAACAGAG GTTGCATCCCTAAACTTTGGGGACTATTATAATGTGCAGTATGTTAAGATGTACAATATATTCATGGTCCAGCTGCAG ACTATTTTGCCACCAACTACAAACATCCCTGAGGCTTATGCACATGGAAGCGGTGAGGAACAG GCATTCATTCAGAATTTGGCACTGTTCTTCACTTCATTCTACAAG TTTCACATTCGGGTGCTAGAGTCTTCACAAGAAAATATTTCTGCGCTGTTAATGGGTCTGGAATATCTTATCAACATATCTTATGTGGATGACACAGAGGTCTTTAAG GTTTGCTTAGACTATTGGAACTCCTTGATCTTGGAGCTATTTGACTCACATCATAACATGGACAATCCTGCTGTAACTGCAAACATGATGGGACTGCAG GTGCCTTTGCTTCCTGGTATTGTTGATGGCCTTTGTGCCCAGCTTCTGCAACGACGCCGACTTTATGCTGGTACAATGTCAAAGTTAAGAATGCTTATGATCTGTCGTATGGCTAAGCCTGAGGAGGTTCTGATAGTTGAAGATGAAAATGGCAACATTGTTCGAGAGACAATGAAAGATAATGATGTTCTTGTTCAATATAAG ATCATGAGGGAGACTTTGATCTATTTGTCTCACCTAGATCACGAGGATACTGAAAAGCAG ATGCTAAAGAAATTGAGCAAGCAATTGAGTGGTGAGGATTGGACTTGGAACAATTTGAACACATTATGTTGGGCAATAGGATCTATTTCTGGTTCCATGATGGAAGAGCAG GAAAATAGGTTTTTGGTGATGGTCATTCGTGATTTGCTGAATTTGTGTGAAATCACTAAAGGGAAAGACAATAAAGCTGTTATTGCTAGTAACATAAT GTATGTTGTTGGACAGTATCCAAGGTTTTTAAGGGCTCACTGGAAGTTCCTGAAAACTGTTGTGAATAAGCTGTTTGAGTTCATGCATGAAACACATCCTGGAGTTCAG GATATGGCCTGTGACACATTCTTGAAAATTGTTCAGAAATGCAAGCGAAAGTTTGTGATTGTTCAG GTCGGAGAAAATGAACCATTTGTTTCTGAACTTCTATCTGCTCTTGCAACAACAGTTGCTGATCTAGAGCCTCATCAGATTCATTCCTTTTATGAATCT gttggTCATATGATTCAAGCAGAATCTGATCCCCATAAGAGGGATGAATACTTGCAGAGACTGATGGCACTTCCCAACCAG AAATGGGGTGAAATTATAGGGCAGGCACGTCAAAGTGTTGACTTCCTTAAAGATCAGGATGTGATAAGAACTGTGCTGAACATACTGCAG ACAAATACTAGTGTGGCCAGTTCTCTTGGAACATATTTCTTATCTCAGATTTCTTTAATATTCCTGGACATGCTCAATGTGTACAG AATGTACAGTGAGCTTATATCAAGCAGTATTGCAGAAGGTGTACCCTTTGCTTCAAAAACATCCTATGTGAAACTTCTACG ATCTGTTAAGAGGGAGACTCTTAAGCTCATTGAGACATTTTTAGACAAGGCAGAAGATCAACCGCAAATTGGGAAACAATTTGTGCCCCCAATGATGGATCCAGTTCTTGGTGATTATGCTAGGAATATGCCAGATGCTAGAGAGTCTGAAGTTTTATCACTTTTTGCTACAATAATAAACAA GTACAAAGCTGCAATGATAGATGATGTTCCCCGTATATTTGAAGCTGTTTTCCAGTGCACGCTGGAG ATgataaccaaaaattttgaagattacCCGGAACATCGCCTCAAGTTCTTTTCATTGCTTCGTGCCATCGCTACTCATTGTTTCCCTGCACTTATTCAGTTGTCAAGTCAG CAACTAAAGCTGGTTATGGATTCAATCATTTGGGCATTTCGGCATACAGAGAGGAATATTGCAGAAACTGGTTTAAATCTTCTATTGGAGATGCTGAGAAACTTTCAG GCTTCTGAATTTTGTAACCAGTTCTATCGAACATACTTTTTGACAATTGAGCAAGAAATATTTGCCGTCTTGACAGACACATTTCACAAACCTGGCTTCAAGTTGCATGTCTTGATTTTACAGCAGCTGTTCTGCCTG GTTGAGAATGGTTTATTGACTGAGCCCTTGTGGGATGCTGCTACGGTTCCATTTCAGTATCcaaataatgaaatgtttgtTCGTGAATACACAATAAAACTTCTTACTACATCATTCCCCAACATGACTGCAGCCGAG GTCACTCAATTAGTGAATGGACTATTTGACTCGAGAAATGATTTGCCAACATTTAAGAATCACATACGGGATTTTCTTGTgcaatcaaaagaattttcagcTCAG GACAATAAAGATCTCTATGCGGAAGAGGCTGCTGTACAGAGGGAAAAAGAGCGGCAACGGATGCTTTCAATCCCAGGTCTCATAGCCCCAAACGAAATACAAGACGAGATGTTGGACTCTTAG
- the LOC105792689 gene encoding uncharacterized protein LOC105792689, with translation MGQAFRKLFDTFFGNTEMRVVMLGLDAAGKTTILYKLHIGEVLSTVPTIGFNVEKVQYKNVMFTVWDVGGQEKLRPLWRHYFNNTDGLIYVVDSLDRERIRQAKQEFQAIINDPFMSNAIILVFANKQDLKGAMTPMEVSEGLGLFDIKNRKWHIQGTCALRGDGLYEGLDWLSETLKEMRAAGYSSLGASSI, from the exons ATGGGTCAAGCTTTTCGCAAGCTCTTCGATACCTTTTTCGGTAACACAGAGATGAGG GTTGTGATGCTAGGCCTCGACGCAGCTGGCAAAACAACTATATTATATAAGCTACACATTGGAGAAGTTTTATCAACTGTTCCCACTATTG GTTTCAATGTCGAGAAAGTTCAATATAAGAATGTGATGTTCACGGTTTGGGATGTTGGTGGACAAGAGAAACTAAGGCCACTCTGGAGGCACTACTTCAACAACACGGATGGACTG ATCTACGTTGTTGATTCCTTGGACCGAGAGAGGATTCGCCAAGCTAAACAGGAATTTCAG gCCATAATCAATGATCCATTTATGAGCAATGCTATCATCTTGGTGTTCGCCAACAAGCAGGACTTG AAAGGTGCCATGACCCCAATGGAGGTATCGGAGGGACTAGGTCTATTCGATATAAAGAATCGGAAATGGCACATACAAGGTACTTGCGCGCTTCGAGGAGATGGCCTGTATGAAGGACTAGACTGGCTATCAGAAACTCTCAAGGAGATGAGAGCTGCCGGATATTCGTCGCTGGGTGCATCATCGATCTAA
- the LOC105793475 gene encoding adenylate isopentenyltransferase 5, chloroplastic has protein sequence MTINTIVNGYSTENQKTNKSKVIFVVGATATGKSKLSVDLAVHFNGEIINSDKIQVYKGLDIVTNKVTNEETRGIPHHLLGIVDDPDQDFSADDFRRHGKEAIESVLSNGKVPIVAGGSNSYVEHLVDDPNFSRRFECCFIWVDVSLPVLHKRAKERVDQMVAAGLLDEVREMFVAGADYGRGIRRAIGLPELEAYFTVEKDSNVDEATKAKILANCIEETKKNTLKLIDSQLGKIRRLREEVGWKLQRVDATAVHEKCGRDAQLAWEQRVLKKSFEIVGAFLN, from the coding sequence ATGACAATCAACACCATTGTGAACGGCTACTCCACCGAAAACCAGAAGACCAATAAGAGCAAAGTCATTTTCGTTGTGGGAGCGACGGCCACCGGAAAATCCAAACTTTCCGTCGACCTCGCCGTTCATTTCAACGGCGAAATCATCAATTCCGACAAGATTCAAGTTTACAAAGGACTCGATATCGTAACCAACAAAGTCACAAACGAAGAAACCAGAGGCATCCCCCATCACTTGCTCGGCATCGTCGACGACCCTGACCAAGATTTCTCCGCCGACGACTTCCGTCGTCACGGCAAGGAAGCCATCGAATCGGTTTTAAGCAACGGCAAAGTCCCTATCGTCGCCGGCGGGTCCAACTCTTACGTCGAACACCTCGTGGATGACCCGAACTTCAGTCGACGTTTTGAATGCTGTTTCATTTGGGTCGACGTTTCTTTACCCGTTTTGCACAAACGGGCTAAGGAACGGGTCGACCAGATGGTGGCGGCCGGACTCCTCGACGAGGTACGAGAAATGTTCGTCGCCGGCGCCGATTACGGTCGAGGAATAAGACGAGCTATTGGGTTACCGGAACTGGAAGCCTATTTCACGGTGGAGAAGGACTCCAACGTGGATGAAGCGACGAAAGCGAAAATCTTAGCTAATTGTAtcgaagaaacaaaaaagaacacCTTAAAGTTGATAGATTCACAGCTGGGGAAGATACGGCGGCTGAGGGAAGAGGTTGGGTGGAAACTGCAAAGGGTCGACGCAACCGCCGTGCATGAAAAATGTGGACGAGATGCTCAACTTGCATGGGAGCAAAGGGTGTTAAAGAAAAGTTTTGAAATAGTGGGGGCATTTTTGAACTAA